A single genomic interval of Arachis duranensis cultivar V14167 chromosome 7, aradu.V14167.gnm2.J7QH, whole genome shotgun sequence harbors:
- the LOC107496256 gene encoding receptor like protein 22-like: protein MCVHMFMLFHFFTCLSSHSCHSEETSALLHFKTELITDTAFYEYDRDYVDLCPHVYPKMSTWGNGTNCCSWMGVTCHSLSGHVIGLDLSCSGLVGNIHPNSTLFHLIHLQTLSLAYNYIYGDVPFQISHLYKLQSLDLSWNHDLEWKESTWKRMLQNATALSEIVLDKTDMTLIGPTPNPFSLIANLSSTLVTLSLDYTSINGYVTSDMLCLPNLQYLSLSSPPGVGHEGIQIHVLNLNCTTSLRFLDLSRCYFQGPIPSSFSNLTYLTSLNLVESNLNGSIPSSLSNLQHLTHLDLSGNRLKGSIPSSFSNLHHLTYLDLSSNRLGGQIPNVFDRLTNLQTLLLQSNYFGRKLPPSLFTLTQLSVLDCSYNKIVGPLPDKAAFSNLTQLILNDNLLNGTIPWWVLSFKSLRYLDLSDNRFTGHINEIKSYSLEYLDLCNNELHGNIPESIFDLVNLTDLCLLSHSSWSGTLHFPLFSKLQNLVHLSLSGCNSLLLNSETSVNYTFSNLRTLKLLSNNIIGHSTFYGVFPHIEYLELSNNKLDGKVPKWIQDMDSLLHLNLSHNSFTSIGLFPWHRLEFLDLSFNSMVDDISSFFCNETNLRNINLSHNNFTGTFPQCLVNISLPLALDIQMNKLHGTLPDTFKHLVLVTLNLNGNQFEGLLPKSLSNCTELVDLNLGNNQFEDTFPNWLQNLLNLKILVLRGNKLHGPIAELKSEKMFSSLIIFDISSNNFSGSLPKSYIKNFQAMKIPGDKEHNWSYYIQTGAGISGEGRIQPEYHDSITATIKGTNTPYAKIPRDFVNIDLSGNKFEGEIPDVIGELQGLRDLNLSDNRLVGHIPRSLGNLTNLESLDLSSNMLIGDIPTELTNLNFLEVLNLSQNQLVGPIPRGKQFESFSNDSYEGNMGLCGWPLSIQCNNNVSLQQDPPSVAEDKFGFGWKPVAIGYAFGMVLGIGLGFCVFSIGKPQWLVIMFGGKRIKRRRRGNRRARTT, encoded by the coding sequence ATGTGTGTGCATATGTTTATGTTATTCCATTTTTTTACATGTTTGTCTTCTCATTCATGCCATTCAGAGGAGACCTCTGCATTGCTTCACTTCAAGACAGAACTCATTACTGACACTGCCTTTTATGAGTATGATCGTGATTATGTTGATCTCTGCCCCCATGTTTATCCAAAGATGAGTACGTGGGGGAATGGGACAAATTGCTGCTCATGGATGGGTGTCACGTGCCACTCTCTGTCTGGTCACGTGATTGGTCTCGATCTCAGTTGCAGTGGACTTGTAGGTAATATCCATCCTAACAGCACTCTTTTCCACCTTATTCATCTCCAAACACTTAGCCTTGCTTACAATTATATCTATGGTGATGTTCCTTTCCAAATCTCACACCTTTACAAATTACAATCACTTGATCTCTCTTGGAATCATGATTTAGAGTGGAAAGAAAGCACTTGGAAGAGAATGTTGCAAAACGCAACAGCTTTATCTGAGATTGTATTGGATAAAACCGACATGACTTTAATTGGTCCAACACCAAATCCTTTCTCTTTGATCGCCAACTTGTCTTCTACTTTGGTTACTCTTAGTCTTGATTATACTTCGATAAACGGGTATGTGACTAGTGACATGCTCTGTTTACCCAATCTTCAATACCTCAGTCTAAGTAGCCCTCCAGGGGTTGGCCATGAAGGCATTCAAATCCATGTTCTAAACTTGAATTGTACCACTTCTCTTAGATTTTTGGATCTTTCTAGATGTTATTTCCAAGGGCCTATTCCTTCATCATTCTCAAATCTGACATACCTCACTTCCTTGAATTTGGTAGAAAGTAACTTAAACGGTTCAATCCCGTCATCACTTTCAAACCTTCAGCATCTCACTCATTTAGATCTTTCAGGGAACAGACTCAAAGGTTCAATCCCTTCATCATTTTCAAACCTTCATCATCTTACTTACTTGGATCTTTCATCGAATAGGCTTGGTGGACAAATTCCAAATGTGTTTGATAGGCTAACCAACTTGCAaactctccttcttcaaagtaACTATTTTGGAAGGAAGTTGCCACCCTCATTGTTTACATTAACTCAACTCTCTGTGTTGGATTGTTCTTACAATAAAATTGTGGGACCACTACCCGACAAAGCAGCCTTTTCAAATCTCACCCAGTTAATCCTAAATGACAACCTCTTAAATGGGACAATTCCTTGGTGGGTTTTATCCTTCAAGTCTTTGAGATATTTGGATCTATCAGATAATCGATTCACAGGCCatataaatgaaattaaatcttattCTTTGGAGTATCTTGACTTGTGCAACAATGAGCTCCATGGAAATATTCCAGAATCGATATTTGATCTTGTAAACCTTACAGATTTGTGCTTGTTATCACACAGTAGTTGGAGCGGTACTCTTCACTTCCCACTATTTTCTAAGCTTCAAAACTTGGTGCATCTTTCCCTTTCAGGTTGCAATTCATTGTTGCTAAATTCTGAGACAAGTGTTAATTACACTTTCTCCAATTTGCGGACACTAAAGTTGCTTTCAAACAATATTATTGGTCATTCAACATTCTATGGAGTCTTTCCACACATTGAGTATCTTGAATTATCCAATAATAAACTTGATGGGAAAGTGCCCAAATGGATACAGGACATGGATTCATTACTTCATTTGAATCTCTCACACAACTCCTTCACATCAATAGGTCTATTCCCATGGCATAGACTTGAATTCCTTGATCTTAGTTTCAACTCAATGGTTGATGacatttcttccttcttttgcaATGAAACTAATTTGCGTAACATCAACTTGTCCCACAACAATTTCACTGGAACATTTCCACAATGTTTGGTCAATATCTCATTGCCTTTGGCTTTGGATATACAAATGAACAAACTTCATGGCACTTTGCCAGATACTTTTAAGCATCTTGTTCTTGTAACACTGAATCTCAATGGCAACCAGTTTGAAGGTTTATTGCCGAAATCTTTGTCCAATTGCACAGAGCTTGTGGATTTGAATCTTGGAAACAATCAATTTGAGGATACATTTCCCAATTGGCTTCAGAAtctattaaatttgaaaatactGGTCTTAAGAGGCAATAAGTTGCACGGTCCTATTGCCGAGTTGAAATCTGAAAAGATGTTTTCAAGTTTGATTATTTTTGACATATCAAGCAACAACTTTAGTGGCTCATTACCGAAatcatacataaaaaattttcaagccATGAAGATTCCTGGTGATAAAGAGCATAATTGGAGTTATTATATTCAAACTGGTGCTGGTATTTCTGGAGAAGGCAGAATTCAACCAGAATATCATGATTCTATAACTGCAACAATTAAAGGAACCAATACCCCTTATGCAAAAATTCCCAGAGACTTTGTAAATATAGATTTGTCAGGAAACAAATTTGAAGGAGAGATTCCAGATGTTATTGGAGAGCTTCAAGGACTCAGAGACCTCAACCTTTCAGATAACAGACTTGTTGGTCATATTCCCCGCTCTTTGGGAAATCTGACAAATCTGGAATCATTGGATCTCTCCTCAAATATGCTTATTGGAGATATTCCTACTGAATTGACAAATCTAAACTTTCTTGAAGTCTTAAATCTTTCCCAAAATCAATTGGTGGGACCAATACCCAGAGGAAAACAGTTTGAATCATTTTCAAACGATTCCTATGAGGGAAATATGGGGCTATGTGGATGGCCATTGTCAATTCAATGCAATAACAATGTCTCTTTGCAACAAGATCCACCTTCTGTGGCTGAAGACAAATTTGGGTTTGGTTGGAAACCAGTGGCAATAGGATATGCATTTGGAATGGTGCTTGG